A portion of the Algisphaera agarilytica genome contains these proteins:
- the hpt gene encoding hypoxanthine phosphoribosyltransferase, whose amino-acid sequence MNDDIEKVLITRQQIAQRIEALAQEVTADLAKIDHDGEVTLVPILTGSIIFVADMIRCLPQRMQIHLMSVSSYPGTATTSQGVKIENALNTVPQDLTGRVVLLMDDILDSGNTFRAVTEELKKRNPLALKTCTLLRKQRPEAMSFPIDYVAFDIPDEFVVGYGLDFDDYYRNLPEIGVLKKSVIEQHA is encoded by the coding sequence ATGAATGACGACATCGAAAAAGTCCTGATCACCCGGCAGCAGATCGCCCAGCGGATCGAAGCCCTGGCCCAGGAAGTCACCGCTGATCTGGCCAAAATCGACCACGACGGCGAGGTCACGCTGGTCCCTATCCTCACCGGCAGCATCATCTTCGTCGCCGACATGATCCGCTGCCTGCCCCAGCGGATGCAGATCCACCTCATGTCCGTCAGCTCCTACCCCGGCACCGCCACCACCAGCCAGGGTGTCAAAATTGAGAACGCCCTGAACACCGTGCCCCAGGACCTCACCGGCCGGGTCGTGCTGCTCATGGACGACATCCTCGACTCGGGCAACACCTTCCGGGCCGTCACCGAAGAACTCAAGAAACGCAACCCGCTGGCTCTGAAGACCTGCACCCTGCTCCGTAAGCAACGCCCCGAAGCCATGAGCTTCCCCATCGACTACGTCGCCTTCGACATCCCCGACGAGTTCGTCGTCGGCTACGGCCTGGACTTCGACGACTACTACCGCAACCTCCCCGAGATCGGCGTCCTCAAGAAATCCGTCATCGAGCAACACGCTTGA
- a CDS encoding flagellar basal body P-ring protein FlgI gives MSLISRHALVCVLGLLTAVTLVGCKTEEAGRAPAAAPGATFTGPRYLYNTVGSLARLKNNQPRLVSGYGVVVGLDGTGTSEVPAALRQWLINEMTKQGVGSRQYDEILPMSPAQLLASPDTAVVRIAGIIPPGSVAGSRFDLVVTAADTSTTSLVGGRLWTCSLSQGGLNPENFYLTPLAEGRGPIYLSPTDNASRDAFELDENRRTALVVAGGEVLETQAFELILNQPSHPRSRAIADRINERYPAAPSDRSQTANAISPLVIQLNIPARYAETPKEFIDLVMHTFIDRSPGLVKFKGEELIELLREDPTQSNQIVIALKALGPNVRRVLQDYYTVDTTKPEAERIPLYLRLAALEAGAYVGDELSSRHLLELAGHEEPSVRIRVAEALVNLPDSDFGGQALLTLLNDPVISVRISAYESLARSGNRRLIERTEIKDRNGEIKLVIDRLPVKEPLVYITQKGYPRLVIFNPRLGFDVPTMAGIWGGQLMVRRTAASEPAELFYQYSDRDQNNKMVSDQHKIDPTLATLAYILAHNPTFEDPQPGYNLTYGEVVDAVYQLAQAGAIDAEVEVDRSLLTRLLDRTRDERGAPGPDRPETAPRDTSGDSAASGSAPTTQRDESSAAR, from the coding sequence ATGTCGCTCATCTCCCGCCACGCTCTGGTTTGTGTTCTGGGTCTGCTCACGGCGGTCACGCTGGTGGGTTGCAAGACCGAAGAGGCCGGCCGTGCCCCCGCCGCGGCCCCCGGCGCCACCTTTACCGGACCGCGTTACCTCTACAACACCGTGGGCTCGCTGGCCCGCCTGAAGAACAACCAGCCCCGCCTGGTCAGCGGCTACGGCGTCGTGGTCGGACTCGACGGCACGGGCACGAGCGAGGTCCCCGCGGCCCTGCGGCAATGGCTCATCAACGAGATGACCAAGCAGGGCGTGGGCAGCCGGCAGTACGACGAGATCCTGCCCATGAGCCCGGCTCAGTTGCTGGCCAGCCCAGACACCGCGGTCGTGCGCATCGCCGGGATCATCCCCCCCGGTTCCGTGGCGGGTAGCCGTTTCGACCTGGTCGTGACCGCCGCCGACACCAGCACCACCAGCCTGGTCGGTGGCCGGCTGTGGACCTGCAGCCTGTCCCAGGGCGGGCTGAACCCGGAGAACTTTTACCTCACACCCCTCGCCGAGGGACGCGGCCCGATCTACCTCAGCCCGACCGACAACGCGAGTCGCGATGCGTTTGAGCTTGACGAGAACCGCCGGACGGCGCTGGTCGTCGCGGGCGGCGAGGTGTTGGAAACCCAGGCGTTCGAGCTGATCCTGAACCAGCCGAGCCACCCGCGTTCCCGGGCGATCGCCGACCGTATCAACGAGCGTTACCCCGCCGCCCCCAGCGACAGGAGCCAGACCGCCAACGCGATATCGCCCCTGGTGATCCAGCTGAACATCCCCGCCCGTTACGCGGAAACGCCCAAGGAATTTATTGATCTGGTCATGCACACGTTCATCGATCGCTCGCCGGGGCTGGTGAAGTTCAAGGGCGAGGAGCTGATCGAGCTGTTGCGTGAAGACCCTACGCAAAGCAACCAGATCGTGATCGCGCTCAAGGCGTTGGGGCCGAATGTGCGGCGGGTGCTACAGGACTACTACACGGTGGACACCACCAAGCCCGAGGCCGAGCGCATCCCGCTGTACCTCCGCTTGGCGGCGCTCGAAGCCGGGGCGTATGTCGGGGACGAGTTGTCCAGCCGGCACCTCCTGGAGCTGGCTGGGCACGAAGAGCCATCGGTCCGCATCCGCGTGGCCGAGGCTTTGGTGAACCTGCCCGACAGCGACTTCGGCGGGCAGGCCCTGCTGACCCTGCTCAACGACCCGGTGATCTCGGTCCGCATCTCGGCGTACGAATCGCTGGCACGCAGCGGGAACCGTCGGCTCATCGAGCGGACCGAAATCAAGGACCGCAACGGCGAGATCAAGCTGGTCATCGACCGCCTGCCCGTGAAAGAGCCGCTGGTCTACATCACCCAGAAGGGCTACCCCCGGCTGGTGATCTTCAACCCGCGTCTGGGTTTTGACGTGCCCACCATGGCGGGCATCTGGGGCGGCCAGCTGATGGTCCGACGCACCGCCGCCAGCGAGCCTGCCGAGCTGTTCTACCAATACTCCGACCGCGATCAGAACAACAAGATGGTCTCGGACCAACACAAGATCGACCCCACGCTCGCGACCCTCGCCTACATCCTCGCCCACAATCCCACCTTCGAAGACCCCCAGCCCGGCTACAACCTGACCTACGGCGAAGTGGTGGATGCGGTCTACCAACTCGCCCAGGCCGGCGCGATCGATGCCGAGGTCGAAGTCGACCGCAGCCTGCTCACCCGCCTGCTCGACCGGACCCGCGACGAACGCGGCGCCCCCGGCCCCGACCGCCCCGAAACCGCCCCCCGAGACACCTCCGGCGACAGCGCCGCCTCGGGCTCGGCCCCCACCACACAGCGTGACGAGAGCTCAGCGGCGCGTTGA